The following DNA comes from Kitasatospora sp. NBC_01287.
CAGATCGCCGAGCTGGTCGCGGCCCGGCGCGCCTGACCGGCACCGCGGAACGCGACGCCGAGGGGTGCCCGACGATCCGTCGGGCACCCCTCGGCGTTGGGCCTGACCCGCGCGCTCAGCGCGTCGCGGCCGCGGTGGTTCCGGAGGCTTCGGCGGTTCCGGTGGTCCCGGCGATCGGCCGTTCCGGGTCCGGTCGGCCGGGCCGCAGCAGCACCGCCGTCAGTACCAGGGAGAGTGCCAGCAGCCCGCAGCTGACCGTGAAGGCGAGCCGGTAGCCGTCCGCCAGCGCCGAAGTCGCCGGGTGCCCCGCCGCCCGCAGGCCGGCCGTGTGCGCGGCGGCCAGCGTGCTCAGCACCGCCACCCCGAGCGCGCCGCCCACGGTCTGCGAGGTGTTGAAGAGTCCGGAGACCACGCCGGAGTCGGCGGGCGTGGCCTGGGCCATGGCCAGCCCGGCCAGCGCCGGCAGGGCCAGCCCGCCGCCCGCGATCAGCAGCATCACCGGGAGCACGTCCACCGGGTAGGAGGCGTGGTCCGGCACCCGCGTGAGGTAGGCCAGGGCGAGGACGAGGAGGGCGTTGCCGGTCAGCAGGGCGCGCCGCGGGCCGAACCGGCCGATCACCTTGGCGGAGAGGCCGAGCGCGACCAGCGCGATCATCACGCCGGTGGGCAGCATCCCGAAGCCGGCCGCGGCCGGGCGGTAGCCGAGCACCTGTTGCAGGTAGAGCGCGATCAGCACCTGGAAGCCGAACATCGCCGAGATCATCACCACCTGCACCACGTTGGCCCCGGTCAGGTTCCGGGAGCGGAAGAGCCGCAGCGGCAGCAGCGGTTGGGCCGCCGTGGCCTGCCGCACCACGAACCCGGCCAGCAGCGCCAGCGCGCCCGCCCCCAGGCCCAGGGTGCGGGCCGAGCCCCACTCGTGCTGCCCGGTCTGCACGATGGTGTAGACGCCGAGCATCAG
Coding sequences within:
- a CDS encoding MFS transporter; translation: MSAGTPRTKGRRAADTTTARATATAKATATATATGTATGTSATGAPATRAADRRRWYALLVLCAGTLMIILDGTIVTVAQPAIQHDLGFSDSGLAWVMNSYQIPFAGLLLLAGRLGDLIGRKRVFISGLALFAAASALCGLATSPGLLIAARFLQGTGGALTSAVSLGMIVALFTDPAERGRAIGTFSFIGSAGASLGMVLGGVLTQALNWHWIFFINLPIALAAGLPALRLLAPERGLGLRQGADALGALLVTGGLMLGVYTIVQTGQHEWGSARTLGLGAGALALLAGFVVRQATAAQPLLPLRLFRSRNLTGANVVQVVMISAMFGFQVLIALYLQQVLGYRPAAAGFGMLPTGVMIALVALGLSAKVIGRFGPRRALLTGNALLVLALAYLTRVPDHASYPVDVLPVMLLIAGGGLALPALAGLAMAQATPADSGVVSGLFNTSQTVGGALGVAVLSTLAAAHTAGLRAAGHPATSALADGYRLAFTVSCGLLALSLVLTAVLLRPGRPDPERPIAGTTGTAEASGTTAAATR